In Pseudoalteromonas nigrifaciens, the sequence CCGTGGGTATAGGCTTTTTTACGTCCTGATGTAACAAGTTGGGTATTTTTATTGCTTTTGATCGTCATGCTTAATCCTTATTATTTAGCCAGTACTCAATTAAATAGCGAGAAATAGAATCTGTTCTGGGAAGCTTTAAATGCTCCCCTTCGTCATGCCAATTACCAAACTGGCGTAACTCTTCACGACTAAACCACTTAGCATCGTCAAGTTCGTTTTTATCAACATTAATATCTTCTGTAACCGCTTCGGCAAAAAAGCCCAGCATTATTGATGAAGGAAACGGCCAAGGTTGTGATGCAACATAACGTACATTATTTACTTCAATACCCGCCTCTTCTTTTACCTCACGAGCTACTGCTTGCTCGAGTGTTTCACCGGGATCAACAAAGCCCGCTAACGACGAATACATACCGCTCGCCCACGCAGCTTGACGACCTAGTAAACAGCGCTCTACCCCATCGGCAAACACTTTAGTAACCACCATAATTACTGCAGGATCAGTGCGCGGAAAAGTAGGGTGTTTACAGTTTTCGTTTTCGCATACTCGCGAATGCCCGGCTTCTACTAAATGATTTTTACTGCCGCAACGTCCACAAAAACTATGGGTTGCATGCCAATAACATAAGCCGCGTGCAAGTGCCGCTATTGAAGCGTATTTAATGGTTACTTGAGGGCCGTATTGGCGTATGTCAACAAACTGTGCGCCGTCAATTAAAGGATCAAGTATGCTGGTATCTAGCTTAGATACATCAAGAGCAAACACCCCATCTTTTGCATTGTTTAAACCAACAAAAATAGCATTAGTTAAATCTAAATGGGCAACCTGTTGATACGATAAATAACTAACTTTTGGGGTATCTTTAATAAATAAGGTTTGATTATTTTTAACTAAAACCCACTTACTTTGCGCCGACATATGCGCTTTAAGCCATGCTGGGTCGTTACGAAAATTTGAGCCTCTGTCTAGTGGCATGTTGCTGTAATGAAGCATTTAAATCCTTAGGTACACGTTATGTTTTAAAATTACCATAACCCTTTAGTAAACCCAATTTATTAGCGCGATAAAAAAAGCCTAAAATAGGCTCAATTGCTATATAACACTGCAGTATTAAAAAGTCTCATGTTGCAGGGGCTAATAGCCTATGTGAGTGTTATTTTTTTGGCTATTTAGTAAACCTTGATTTAAAGCAAAAATGTATTGTCGATTAAATGAAATTGCTCAGCACTTTGTTTTAATGCCTCTGCGGTTAACCTATCAGCGCCATATACATCACACGGAACATTATATTGGCTTTTTAAATGCCCCAACAATAAAGCAAAGTCGCCATCACCAGAG encodes:
- the nudC gene encoding NAD(+) diphosphatase, which translates into the protein MLHYSNMPLDRGSNFRNDPAWLKAHMSAQSKWVLVKNNQTLFIKDTPKVSYLSYQQVAHLDLTNAIFVGLNNAKDGVFALDVSKLDTSILDPLIDGAQFVDIRQYGPQVTIKYASIAALARGLCYWHATHSFCGRCGSKNHLVEAGHSRVCENENCKHPTFPRTDPAVIMVVTKVFADGVERCLLGRQAAWASGMYSSLAGFVDPGETLEQAVAREVKEEAGIEVNNVRYVASQPWPFPSSIMLGFFAEAVTEDINVDKNELDDAKWFSREELRQFGNWHDEGEHLKLPRTDSISRYLIEYWLNNKD